GATTGCTGTTTCAGACTACAAATATGAATAGAGCCAATTCTTAAAAACTTACTGACTGCCTGTCCCAAATATTGATGAGCATTTGAGGGTTCCTTGGGGATCATGGactagattttttcttttttgagaatatCTCCTAATAGCTTTTCTATCTCCTGAACCGACACTAATAGTTTATTTCAAAGTAGTCTGACATTGCTTTGGGGggaaaacattaatatttctgcCTTATAGCCTAGGCTAGTGGCTTTAGTGTTATTATAAACTGAGGGGTGTCATGGTATGTGACAATCCAGGATCCTTTCTGGTCTGATTATtaagctctggagtcagaaatCTATTTCCATGCACATGGACTTGATACAAGGCATGTTTCTAGCAGTCACCACTGGGTTTAGCCCAGACTTTGTAGAGAAGGTGGAAATGCCTGCCaacctccttcatttttttccattttctttccttcttttttttttttttttttttttttggcctttacACCATCTACTAAAGGCCACACTGGCAGATATAATCTCTTGTCACCTTTAGAATTATGTTATTTTTGCAACATCAGTTTGACTTACATTATACAATGATCTCTTCAAGGCCATAAAGAGGTGTTCAATCCTCTAGAGGTTTGGTACCAAAAATTAGAGAGAGCAGAATATGATTGAATATGTTATTTTCCTTGATAATATCCATGTAAAACATGGACATATAAGTCTAATTGTAGGTACTCTCACCAATGGGGAGACAGAGGCATGAAGAGGATAAGTGATGACCCAGGCAGTAACAGAACCAGAATCTAACTCTGCTGTGTTCAGGACACTGTTTCATCtactgggatttcttttttttttttttcaagattttatttattcatgagagacagagagagagagggagagagagaggcagagactcaggcagaggaagaagcaggctccatgcagggagcctgatgtgggactccatcctgggactctaggatcatgccctgagccgaaggcaggtgccaaaccactgagccacccagggatcctcatctACTGGGATTTCTTTAACCAACACAAAGCAtagaacttaaaaacaaaacaaaacaaaaaacaccatgATGAATTCAGTGTGGGGGGCACAAACCAAAGAGCTTATAATTAATTATTCTCAACtattttcttgaaagaaatgTACATGAATAATCCCAAAACAGAAGGAATATATGGaactcattgaaaataaaattaaacaaaaggatATATAAAACCAGTGTCTtcaattttcatctttaattaaTTGGCAGGATAAATGATCCTGTCCTGAGTAGGAGCCTCAAACTACTGAGATTTGTGAATAGTGCAAACTAGGTCCCTAGGTGCTCCTCCAGCCCTCATACGGATACCACACTGAGGACTAGTTTCTATTTGGAGTGTAAGATCATTAACTGATTGCACATCTGTCATCTTTGCTGATCGGAGAGAATTCTACATATCTATGCTCACTGGCTATAGGAACGGCTTCTTCTGATGAAGTGACTCTAATTCTTACCTCTGTAAGTAGCTTAGAAATGTTGAATTCAATTCATTAGAACCTGTTTAAAATGTCACAGGTGACTGTTAAGATATATAGAATACTTTTTCATATCATATCAGATAGTTCTTTCGAAATGTATAAACAATGTGTGTTCTCCTTAAAAATTGTGTAACATGCAAAACTGAAATTGGGTCATTCTCtactcttttaattatttatattttgaattattttctttagaagaGTTGACATGTAATTAAAATGCTTAATCTATTTATTCACtgtcaatttatttaattttttaaaaaatttatttaatttttgaaaggagGAATCAGAAGTTACTCCTTCTCCAAGTAATGATTTGTTGCAAAGAGCTAATTCTTCCCTTGGTTCAGATTCATACGTTTGACCATAGGTGAACTTAACAAAATAGAAGAGACGTGCTCTCAATAAATTGTGTAGTACCTGCTGTAACATCGCCTGCTTTGTTTTTGAGGGAACGTTTAGCCtgtgctcttctttttccttaaagataCAGTCTATGCTAATTTCAGAAATGCCCAATCAGACAAACCAGAGGTAGTAGAGAAGTGACTCTTATGAGACCATAAGTCCCATGCTGCACTGATTTTCAAAGCACATTTGATTCAGTAGCCAAGGAAATTGTACTTGGTTCCAAACTGTCCTTCAGTTTCTCCTCTttatctccccccaccccgcccccagtgAGACAGGTGGTCAGTTCCCAGAGAGAGAGACGAAGAGTAGAAACCATAAATGGACACTGTCCTCAGCCAAGGTTCTGAAGAACGCCCCACCACTTTCTGCTACCAGGTGAATGGGTCTTGCCCCAGGACAGTCCATCCTCTGGACATCCAGTTGGCCATCTACATGGCCTGTGCAGTAGGCATGCTGATTACAGTCCTGGGAAATTTGTTTGTGGTGTTTGCTGTGTCCTACTTCAAAGTgcttcacactcccaccaacttCTTGCTGCTTTCCCTGGCCCTGGCTGACATGTTTCTGGGTCTGCTGGTGCTGCCCCTCAGTACCATTCGCTCAGTGGAGAGCTGCTGGTTCTTTGGAGACTTCCTCTGCCGCCTGCATACCTACCTGGACACCCTCTTCTGTCTCACCTCCATCTTTCATCTCTGTTTCATTTCCATTGACCGCCACTGTGCCATCTGTGAGCCCCTGATCTATCCTTCCAAGTTCACAGTCAGGGTGGCTGTCAGGTACATCCTGGCAGGGTGGGGGATTCCAGCGGCTTACACTGCCTTCTTCCTCTACACAGATGTGGTAGAAAATGGGCTCAGTCAGTGGCTGGAAGAGATGCCTTGTGTGGGCAGTTGCCAGCTGCTATTCAATAAGTTTTGGGGCTGGTTAAATTTTCCTATGTTCTTTTTCCCCTGCCTCATCATGATCAGCTTGTATGTGAAGATTTTTGTGGTTGCTACTAAGCAGGCTCAGCAGATCAGCACCTTGAGCAAAAACCTGGCTGGGGCTGCCAAACGTGAAAGAAAAGCTGCCAAGACCCTGGGCATCGCTGTGGGCATATACCTCTTGTGCTGGCTTCCCTTCACCATTGACACTCTGGTTGACAGCCTCCTTAACTTCATCACACCACCACTGGTTTTTGACATCTTTATCTGGTTTGCTTATTTCAACTCAGCCTGCAACCCTATCATCTATGTCTTTTCCTACCGGTGGTTCAGAAAGGCACTGAAACTCTGCCTGAGTCAGGAGATCTTCTCACCTCGGACACCCACTATTGATTTGTACCAAGAATGACTTCTTCAACTGAATGCAGGAAAGGGGTAGGTCTTTGCAGGAAGGATGAGTCGTGCTGTGGCAGTGGGCTGTGTTGTGTCATGAGTTTGTGGGCATGCTTTTTAGGCACCATGGGTTAAgtggtggagaaaaaaaacaatttattaagTCAGAAAGAAATATAGCACTCTTTTTATTGAATGTTTCTATAGTAGAATTTAGGACaaggagaaaattaaatcaaCCAGATATTTGTTGGATAAGTTAAAATTCTGTGAAAATATTCAGTTCCTTGTTTATAACTTCCTTGAGACGGAGGAGATACAGAGGTGGAGAGAAAAGAGCATGAGGTCGGGATTTCTGAATTCTCCTCCTTGTTCTGCCAACTGGCAGTGTTGGGTGACGCTATTTTGGCAGTCTTTGAATTCCTCCCCATCTAACAGAGCTCCAGCTAGAAAATCAGGATTTCACAATGTTTGTTCTCTAAGGTATCCTGAAGCTCAAATATTGTACAATTTAACGTTGGGAAATGTTGTTTGAATCTTAATTTCACATCACTTTTCATAATCATAGTCAAGTGTTTagactatttctttttcaaaatgttcccTTTAGAATGCCTGTCTCCTTGGAACCCCACCACTAAACAGGATTTTAAGCCGGCTTCATCCATTTCAATGATTACTGACTAAATGTACTATATTCTTGaaggaatattttcttccttttctttaataattttttgtggttgctttattccttttctttaataattGAAACTTGGAAATAGTGGAATATTTTGTAAAGTGGTAATGATCCACATCATTCCATtataatatttcttcctttaaaaaaaaatcacataaattagACCTACTGTCTTTCCCGGGACACTAGTATatgattttctttggaaaaacaagTACCTATGCCACATTCTTGTTCCACTTTGAACCAAGTATTTCTTATAGGCTATTACCAGTAAAGGTACTGACATCTTCTATGTACATTTTGGTTCTGTCTTCTTCCTAAATCTTTTCCTACAGGTCTCTAGAAACTCCCACATTTctcactgaatatttttcaaattgataATTGCTTATTTGGAAAACTTACTTGTAAATTAATTTGAGGTCTCTGAAGTACAAATAAATGTACTATAGATACAAACATAAACCAATCAATCcaaaaaagtaatgttttattttgtcattgaAGTTTGCTGAagcaaatttatttcatttcattctttctttctggctAGAGAGATAAATTGGCTTTactgtttttcttaattaaaaaaatatttattgtaaacatttttcaatgtattttttttaaatttttttaaaaatttttatttatttatgatagtcacagagagagagagagagagacgcagagacacaggcagagggagaagcaggctccatgcaccgggagcccgacgtgggattcgatccccggtctccaggatcgcgccctgggccaaaggcaggcgccaaaccgctgcgccacccagggatccctttcaatgtatttttaatgcttaatttttctttgggagtaattattctttctttttcaattaacTCAAGTATTATCACatagttaaatgaaaaaaattataaattaagatTCATCCTAACATATACAATTTTGAGACATCAAGGAACACTGTGCCTTAGATacaagaataaatataatttgcaaAGTATAAATCAGTCACCACTCTAAAAAACTTACTTTCCTCTTCCTAGAATAAAATCCACACCTATTCCCACTCCACTGAACATAGATAGCATTATCTGTCTTAGAAGAACACTCAGCTGTATCACAAGGTGGAACtccacataaataattttttaaaaatgcatatttaagtGTTGCTAGACAGGTTTTTGTTGAAACAGGATGTCTCAAGAGTCTTTACTATGTCATGTCTCGTGTTATTCTCCAAGAGCAGGATATAATATGTAGCAATTCCAAAACATTGCTGATGCAGAAACTTCTTTTCCCTAGAGTACTTTATAGGATGACTGATAAAACCCCATTTAGTAAATGTTGGCTCAGAAGATAATGAGAATTAGAGGagtcaagacctgagca
The Canis lupus familiaris isolate Mischka breed German Shepherd unplaced genomic scaffold, alternate assembly UU_Cfam_GSD_1.0 chrUn_S1564H1752, whole genome shotgun sequence genome window above contains:
- the LOC119878377 gene encoding trace amine-associated receptor 5, which translates into the protein MDTVLSQGSEERPTTFCYQVNGSCPRTVHPLDIQLAIYMACAVGMLITVLGNLFVVFAVSYFKVLHTPTNFLLLSLALADMFLGLLVLPLSTIRSVESCWFFGDFLCRLHTYLDTLFCLTSIFHLCFISIDRHCAICEPLIYPSKFTVRVAVRYILAGWGIPAAYTAFFLYTDVVENGLSQWLEEMPCVGSCQLLFNKFWGWLNFPMFFFPCLIMISLYVKIFVVATKQAQQISTLSKNLAGAAKRERKAAKTLGIAVGIYLLCWLPFTIDTLVDSLLNFITPPLVFDIFIWFAYFNSACNPIIYVFSYRWFRKALKLCLSQEIFSPRTPTIDLYQE